The Mycolicibacterium mageritense genome contains a region encoding:
- a CDS encoding FtsX-like permease family protein, with the protein MITKGLGYGWLSARRRIRDMVLPVVTTATGAFLVVLVFGMSPGIRAQSAALGHADEIERAVVLIAVTVLLVGVVEVAVATTRTVAHRTRELGVLGANGIPRGPVVAALLVEPVVAAVLGALLGALLGAATAIVVTLAGFAPTGVSPAGLAVGAVLAVVVSIVAALATSVVPTWNAASRPPIRSLTA; encoded by the coding sequence ATGATCACGAAAGGCCTCGGATACGGCTGGCTGTCGGCGCGCCGCCGCATCAGGGACATGGTGCTGCCCGTGGTCACCACCGCCACGGGTGCGTTCCTGGTCGTCCTGGTCTTCGGTATGTCGCCCGGCATCCGTGCCCAGTCAGCGGCACTGGGCCACGCCGACGAGATCGAACGCGCGGTGGTGCTCATCGCGGTGACCGTGCTGCTCGTCGGTGTCGTCGAAGTGGCGGTCGCGACAACCCGGACCGTGGCACACCGCACGCGCGAACTCGGTGTGCTCGGCGCCAACGGAATCCCGCGTGGCCCCGTGGTGGCTGCATTGCTCGTTGAGCCCGTCGTGGCGGCCGTGCTCGGAGCCCTGTTGGGTGCACTCCTTGGCGCGGCCACCGCAATCGTCGTCACGCTGGCCGGTTTCGCGCCCACCGGTGTCTCCCCGGCAGGGTTGGCGGTCGGGGCAGTACTGGCCGTCGTGGTCAGCATTGTGGCCGCCCTCGCCACGAGCGTCGTCCCCACCTGGAATGCCGCATCACGACCACCCATCCGATCCCTGACCGCGTGA
- the rpsB gene encoding 30S ribosomal protein S2, whose protein sequence is MAVVTMKQLLDSGTHFGHQTRRWNPKMKRFIFTDRNGIYIIDLQQTLTYIDKAYEFVKETVAHGGSVLFVGTKKQAQESIAEEATRVGMPYVNQRWLGGMLTNFSTVHKRLQRLKELEAMEQTGGFEGRTKKEILMLTREKNKLERSLGGIRDMQKVPSAIWVVDTNKEHIAVGEARKLGIPVIAILDTNCDPDVVDYPIPGNDDAIRSAALLTKVVASAVAEGLQARAGQGGAKQDAEGAEPLAEWEQELLAGATAGTGEGDAAQADTTTDAS, encoded by the coding sequence ATGGCTGTTGTAACCATGAAACAGCTGCTGGACAGCGGCACCCACTTCGGGCACCAGACCCGGCGCTGGAACCCCAAGATGAAGCGGTTCATCTTCACCGACCGCAACGGCATCTACATCATCGATCTGCAGCAGACGCTGACCTACATCGACAAGGCGTACGAGTTCGTCAAGGAGACCGTCGCCCACGGTGGCAGCGTGCTGTTCGTCGGCACCAAGAAGCAGGCGCAGGAGTCCATCGCCGAAGAGGCGACCCGCGTCGGCATGCCCTACGTGAACCAGCGCTGGCTGGGCGGCATGCTCACCAACTTCTCCACCGTGCACAAGCGCCTGCAGCGCCTCAAGGAGCTCGAGGCCATGGAGCAGACCGGTGGCTTCGAGGGCCGCACCAAGAAGGAAATCCTCATGCTCACGCGTGAGAAGAACAAGCTTGAGCGCAGCCTCGGCGGTATTCGTGACATGCAGAAGGTGCCCTCGGCCATCTGGGTCGTGGACACCAACAAGGAGCACATCGCCGTCGGCGAGGCCCGCAAGCTGGGCATCCCGGTCATCGCGATCCTCGACACCAACTGCGACCCCGACGTCGTCGACTACCCGATCCCGGGCAACGACGATGCGATCCGTTCGGCCGCGCTGCTGACCAAGGTCGTCGCGTCTGCCGTCGCCGAGGGCCTGCAGGCCCGCGCCGGCCAGGGTGGGGCCAAGCAGGACGCCGAGGGTGCCGAGCCGCTCGCCGAGTGGGAGCAGGAACTGCTCGCCGGCGCGACCGCAGGCACCGGTGAGGGCGACGCGGCCCAAGCCGACACCACCACTGACGCATCGTAG
- a CDS encoding zinc-binding dehydrogenase gives MRIVGAVLEDDRAGRPAGAMAQLAVCELDLEDPRSGEIRVAIDAAGVCHSDLSVVDGNRPRPLPMLLGHEGTGLVDMVGSDVDDIRPGQRVVMTFLPRCGQCAGCGSGGRVPCEQGTAANSAGELMGGGTRLSRFGRPIRHHLGVSAFATHAVVDRRSVVPVDDDIPPAVAALLGCAVLTGGGAVLNSGRPQSGESVVVVGLGGVGMAATITALALGHEVIAVDNLEAKLELARDLGAAQAVSPARALASGIRAPVVIEAAGHPRAFETAFAMTAPGGRMVTVGLPAPSAIATVSPLLITAEARTIAGSYLGSAVPNRDIPEFVRLWRDGLLPVERLVTSEIGLDQINDAMGDLAGGRTVRQIVRTG, from the coding sequence GTGAGGATCGTCGGTGCGGTCCTGGAGGACGATCGGGCGGGTCGGCCGGCTGGGGCGATGGCACAGCTGGCCGTCTGCGAGCTGGACCTGGAGGATCCGCGAAGCGGAGAGATCCGCGTTGCGATCGACGCCGCAGGCGTGTGTCATTCGGATTTGTCGGTGGTCGACGGGAACAGGCCACGGCCATTGCCGATGTTGCTCGGGCACGAGGGCACGGGCCTGGTCGACATGGTCGGCTCGGACGTCGACGACATCCGCCCTGGGCAGCGCGTGGTGATGACGTTCCTCCCGCGATGCGGACAGTGCGCGGGCTGCGGCAGCGGCGGACGGGTGCCGTGCGAGCAGGGGACCGCCGCCAACTCAGCGGGCGAGCTCATGGGTGGCGGCACCCGGCTGTCGCGATTCGGCAGGCCGATCCGGCATCACCTCGGTGTTTCGGCGTTCGCGACCCATGCGGTCGTGGACCGAAGGTCTGTCGTGCCCGTCGACGACGACATTCCGCCGGCTGTCGCGGCACTGCTGGGATGCGCGGTCCTGACCGGTGGCGGCGCCGTGCTGAACAGCGGTCGGCCGCAATCGGGGGAGTCCGTCGTCGTTGTCGGCCTCGGTGGTGTCGGAATGGCGGCGACGATCACGGCGCTGGCGCTCGGACACGAGGTCATCGCTGTCGACAACCTGGAAGCCAAGCTCGAGCTGGCGCGCGATCTCGGCGCGGCCCAGGCGGTCAGCCCGGCGCGTGCCTTGGCATCGGGCATCCGGGCACCGGTCGTGATCGAGGCGGCCGGACACCCCCGCGCCTTCGAGACCGCCTTCGCCATGACCGCGCCAGGAGGGCGCATGGTGACCGTGGGCCTACCGGCCCCGTCAGCGATCGCGACGGTGTCACCGCTTCTCATCACCGCCGAAGCGCGAACGATCGCCGGCAGTTACCTGGGTTCGGCCGTCCCGAATCGGGACATCCCCGAATTCGTGCGGCTCTGGCGCGATGGTCTCCTGCCCGTCGAACGGCTGGTGACCTCGGAAATCGGCCTCGACCAGATCAACGATGCGATGGGCGACCTGGCCGGCGGCCGGACCGTCCGCCAGATTGTGCGCACGGGCTGA
- a CDS encoding ABC transporter permease: protein MESTASLATSRRAPEIEATTGSTFGCLIRFALANIRRRPERFVLSVLGIALAIACVTVVRTISSSFAITGAESVTDVLGDAQLWAVPAAGVHYDNDARALVADGPAPLITLPDGWRATRTYSGVTRVGDTPVSVRGNDETPSEQAVLGDPLAQRLGVSPGDVIDVGGRALTVGVAGSGESMTVSSALARSLVGDNGWWTIYAPAGEEKNRGLARTFGGAVGLPVTADPSMQPDRTGSGLIYDTVGGSGPLTFEQKFSALFSGKVTGSTLGLISIIGLVLGFVIAVSSFLAAVAERKREFGIMSSIGLADEVLYFFLVESALVFVAAYLVGILGAGVAVALVIPGIATPTAWAQAAGMVAAFLPAMAIVGALVPVHRLLQQRPVDLLGAR, encoded by the coding sequence GTGGAATCCACTGCTTCGTTGGCGACGAGCCGTCGGGCACCGGAGATCGAAGCGACGACCGGAAGCACCTTCGGCTGTCTGATCCGGTTCGCGTTGGCGAACATTCGCCGGCGACCGGAGCGGTTCGTGTTGTCGGTGCTGGGAATTGCCCTCGCGATCGCGTGTGTGACCGTCGTCCGGACGATCTCGTCGAGTTTCGCGATCACAGGGGCCGAGTCGGTCACCGATGTCCTCGGGGACGCACAGTTGTGGGCGGTGCCCGCAGCGGGCGTCCACTATGACAACGATGCCCGCGCACTCGTGGCGGACGGCCCGGCTCCGCTGATCACGTTGCCCGACGGGTGGCGGGCGACACGCACGTACTCCGGTGTCACCCGGGTCGGCGACACCCCCGTGTCGGTACGGGGAAACGATGAAACACCCTCGGAGCAAGCGGTTTTGGGTGATCCGCTGGCGCAGCGGCTGGGCGTCTCGCCCGGCGACGTGATCGACGTCGGCGGCCGGGCCCTGACCGTCGGCGTCGCGGGCAGCGGTGAGTCGATGACGGTGTCGTCGGCACTGGCCCGGTCTCTGGTCGGTGACAACGGATGGTGGACCATCTACGCGCCGGCCGGTGAGGAGAAGAACCGTGGTCTGGCACGGACATTCGGCGGTGCCGTGGGCCTACCGGTCACGGCTGACCCGTCGATGCAACCGGACCGCACCGGGTCCGGTCTGATCTACGACACTGTGGGCGGATCCGGCCCCTTGACGTTCGAGCAGAAGTTCTCGGCGTTGTTCTCCGGAAAGGTGACCGGCTCGACGCTGGGGCTGATCTCGATCATCGGACTCGTGCTCGGTTTCGTCATCGCGGTGTCGTCCTTCCTGGCTGCCGTGGCCGAACGCAAACGCGAATTCGGCATCATGAGCAGCATCGGCCTGGCAGACGAGGTGCTGTACTTCTTTCTCGTCGAGTCGGCCCTCGTCTTCGTCGCGGCCTACCTGGTCGGGATTCTCGGCGCGGGTGTGGCTGTGGCCCTGGTGATTCCCGGTATCGCGACGCCGACGGCATGGGCCCAGGCCGCGGGTATGGTCGCGGCCTTTCTGCCCGCGATGGCGATCGTCGGTGCGCTGGTTCCGGTGCACCGCTTGTTGCAGCAGCGGCCGGTCGACCTGCTGGGGGCGCGATGA
- a CDS encoding amidase: protein MSHISAFGDDALGEHDAVGLVEEMRAGRVSSADLIEAAVARTEAVNPTLNGLAYEAFDRAHARGAAPSPYGGFFDGVPTFVKDNVAVEGMPTMQGTDAWEPRPQRANGDFARAFFATGLVALGKTRLSEFGFSASCEHPRLGPVRNPWNPDYTAGASSSGSGAFVAAGVVPIAHANDGGGSIRIPASCNGLVGLKPSRGRLPQDRELRMMPVRIVSDGVVTRSVRDTAAFYREMERVYRNPKLPPIGDVSRPGKQRLRIAVCTQSITRDADPEMRELTLKTASLLEELGHRVTPIGNPVPARFKDDFLLYWAFLAYALVRGGQRNFGPSFDRDRLDHLTLGLERHAGRNLYRLPVSIARLARTRRITERLANSYDVVLMPTLAEPTLRIGELDPMADYQDIIDRLIDWVAFTPLQNATGDPAISLPLAQTAEGLPVGMMFSATVGREARLLELAYELEEARPWRRIQDPVPANRRKGAQKRPK, encoded by the coding sequence ATGAGTCATATCAGCGCCTTCGGCGACGATGCCCTTGGCGAGCATGACGCAGTCGGACTGGTCGAGGAGATGCGGGCCGGGCGGGTGTCGTCGGCCGATCTCATCGAGGCGGCCGTCGCCCGCACCGAGGCCGTCAACCCCACGCTCAACGGGCTTGCGTACGAAGCCTTCGATCGCGCCCACGCGCGTGGCGCCGCCCCGAGCCCGTACGGCGGGTTCTTCGACGGTGTGCCGACGTTCGTCAAGGACAACGTCGCCGTCGAAGGCATGCCCACCATGCAGGGCACCGACGCGTGGGAGCCACGGCCGCAACGGGCCAACGGCGACTTCGCGCGCGCCTTCTTCGCCACCGGTCTGGTGGCGCTGGGCAAGACGCGACTGTCCGAGTTCGGTTTCAGTGCATCGTGTGAGCATCCGCGGCTGGGGCCGGTCCGCAATCCCTGGAATCCCGACTACACCGCCGGAGCGTCGTCGTCGGGGTCCGGTGCGTTTGTCGCGGCCGGGGTCGTGCCCATCGCGCATGCCAACGACGGTGGCGGTTCGATCCGGATTCCCGCGTCCTGCAACGGCTTGGTGGGGCTCAAGCCGTCGCGCGGGCGGCTGCCGCAGGACAGGGAACTGCGCATGATGCCGGTGCGGATCGTCTCCGACGGCGTCGTGACCCGGTCGGTGCGCGACACCGCGGCGTTCTACCGCGAGATGGAGCGGGTCTACCGCAATCCCAAGCTGCCGCCGATCGGCGACGTCAGCCGGCCGGGCAAGCAGCGGCTGCGCATCGCCGTGTGCACGCAGTCGATCACGCGCGACGCGGATCCCGAGATGCGTGAGCTGACCCTCAAGACGGCCTCGCTTCTTGAGGAACTAGGTCATCGGGTCACCCCGATCGGCAACCCGGTGCCCGCCCGCTTCAAGGACGACTTCCTGTTGTACTGGGCGTTTTTGGCGTACGCACTGGTGCGTGGCGGGCAACGGAACTTCGGCCCGAGCTTCGACCGGGACCGGCTCGATCACCTGACCCTGGGCCTCGAGCGCCATGCGGGCCGCAATCTGTACCGGCTGCCGGTCTCCATCGCGCGGCTGGCGCGGACCCGCCGCATCACCGAGCGGCTGGCCAACAGCTACGACGTGGTTCTCATGCCGACCTTGGCCGAGCCAACCCTGCGCATCGGCGAACTGGACCCGATGGCGGACTACCAGGACATCATCGACCGGCTCATCGACTGGGTGGCCTTCACGCCGCTGCAGAACGCCACCGGTGATCCGGCCATCTCGCTGCCGCTGGCCCAGACTGCCGAGGGCCTGCCGGTCGGCATGATGTTCTCGGCCACCGTGGGCCGCGAAGCGCGGCTGCTGGAGCTGGCCTACGAACTGGAGGAAGCGCGCCCGTGGCGTCGCATCCAGGATCCGGTTCCGGCGAACAGACGCAAAGGTGCCCAGAAGCGCCCGAAATAG
- the tsf gene encoding translation elongation factor Ts, translating into MANYTAADVKRLRELTGAGMLDSKNALVEADGDFDKAVELLRIKGAKDVGKRAERATAEGLVAAKGGALIELNSETDFVAKNAEFQALADQIVEAAAASKATDVEALKAAKAGDTTVEQAIADLSAKIGEKLELRRVAYFDGTVETYLHKRAADLPPAVGVLVEYTGGDQSAAHAVALQIAALKARYLSREDVPEDIVANERRIAEETARNEGKPEQALAKIVEGRVTGFYKDVVLLDQPSVSDSKKTVKALLDEAGVTVTRFVRFEVGQQ; encoded by the coding sequence TTGGCGAACTACACCGCCGCCGACGTCAAGCGACTTCGGGAGCTCACGGGCGCCGGCATGCTCGACTCGAAGAATGCGCTGGTCGAGGCTGACGGCGACTTCGACAAGGCTGTCGAGCTGCTCCGCATCAAGGGTGCCAAGGACGTGGGCAAGCGCGCCGAGCGCGCCACGGCCGAGGGCCTGGTCGCCGCCAAGGGCGGTGCGCTGATCGAGCTGAACTCGGAGACCGACTTCGTCGCGAAGAACGCCGAGTTCCAGGCGTTGGCCGACCAGATCGTCGAGGCCGCCGCGGCCTCGAAGGCCACCGACGTGGAAGCCCTCAAGGCCGCCAAGGCCGGTGACACCACGGTCGAGCAGGCCATCGCGGACCTGTCGGCCAAGATCGGTGAGAAGCTCGAGCTGCGCCGGGTCGCCTACTTCGACGGCACGGTCGAGACCTACCTGCACAAGCGTGCCGCGGACCTGCCGCCTGCGGTGGGTGTGTTGGTCGAGTACACCGGTGGCGATCAGAGCGCTGCGCACGCCGTGGCGCTGCAGATCGCCGCGCTCAAGGCCCGCTACCTCAGCCGTGAGGACGTCCCCGAGGACATCGTCGCCAACGAGCGGCGCATCGCCGAGGAGACTGCCCGCAACGAGGGCAAGCCCGAGCAGGCCCTGGCCAAGATCGTCGAAGGTCGTGTGACCGGCTTCTACAAGGACGTCGTGCTGCTGGATCAGCCGTCGGTGTCCGACAGCAAGAAGACCGTCAAGGCCCTGCTCGACGAGGCCGGCGTGACCGTGACCCGCTTCGTGCGGTTCGAGGTCGGCCAGCAGTAG